The genomic DNA GCACGTCGGACTCGAGCCGACGCGATAGTCTATCACAATAATCGAGCCATTGGGTGCATGTATGTGCTATATCTactggcgcagctgcgcgaagTGGTTCACCGCGCTCTGGGGGCGGTAGGGCTCCGGCAGCATGTCAAACTTGGGGATATAGCGGTCGTTGTGCAGCGTAAAGAAGCGGGGTGCCCACGTCacgccctgcgcctcgcgctggcgcgcgagctcacGCTGGTTCTCTTCGATCGCGGTCTTGGCCTCGGTGGCCATGTCCATGTTCTTGGCCTTGATGCCCTCGGTCACCTTGGCCCACAAGCGCTGCGACTCGTTCGGCTCCTGTTCCTGCAGGGGAGGAACCTGCTTCTGCACGGTCTGTGCCTTGTGCGCGTCAAAGAAGACGCGCGAGTCGCCCGTCTTGAGGTCCTTGTACTCCATGACATCACTCCACTTGCCGGAAAGCTCGCCAATGGTCTTGCCACCCTGCTGGACCTTGGCACCGATCGCATTATAGGTACCGGTAAAGTAGCCCTTGACCTTGAACTCGACCTCGCTCGAGAGCTGCGTCTGCGCGTTCGAGACCTGGCTCGTgtcgccaagctcgaggaccATCTTGCCAAACATGATGCCGCGCGCATACATGTTGGGCATGCTGATGCGGTACTCGCCGTCGTTGTTctggccgaggagcgccacgcgcgtctcgccgcCCATGAGTGTCGCAGCCGAGTTGCCAAGGAACTTGCTCTTCGGGCGCAGGTCACCGTAGATCAGCAAGTTGTTTTCCGCCGAAATATAGTAGTAGGCGCTGACAGGAGGGTGATGCGAAACTTGCTCTGCAATGTACCAGCCCGTGGTACCGTTGGGGTAGGTGTACTGGCAGCGGAAGAACTCGCCAAGCACGGGGTTGTACGGCTTCTTGACGCCCTTCGGCTTGATGTGCCAGCCAGACATGTAGTAGCCGAGCACAGCCAGGAagcgctcctgctcggaCGGGAGCTGGTCCGCCCCAAAGATCATCTCGGGGTGGCTCAAAAAGTCGGTGATACGCTCCAGCATACTGCGTGGCTCCAGCACAAACGTAGGGAGCGTCACCTTGTGCAGGTCCATGCCGATACGCAGCTGGCTGATGAGCGAGAGCAGCACGTTGCCCGATTCCTCATCGAGCTCTTCCGTATCGTCGGCGGACGCGCCCTCGGGGGGACGATCGTCTTTCGAGGGCTTGATGCCGTGGCTGGTTTTGCTCACGGCAGAACTCACTTGATCCAACAGACCCAtcgcggtgctcgtcgaATGACAGGAGAAGAGACGCGGCCCTCGCTTTTTCCCCCGTGGGCCCGTGAGTCCAGCGGGATGGGGTAACGATTAGGTAATAATACTTCTCCACCGAGCACGGGCCGGCGATCAACTACCGACTAAGG from Malassezia japonica chromosome 1, complete sequence includes the following:
- a CDS encoding uncharacterized protein (BUSCO:EOG09262VQQ; EggNog:ENOG503NUQ2; COG:T), translating into MGLLDQVSSAVSKTSHGIKPSKDDRPPEGASADDTEELDEESGNVLLSLISQLRIGMDLHKVTLPTFVLEPRSMLERITDFLSHPEMIFGADQLPSEQERFLAVLGYYMSGWHIKPKGVKKPYNPVLGEFFRCQYTYPNGTTGWYIAEQVSHHPPVSAYYYISAENNLLIYGDLRPKSKFLGNSAATLMGGETRVALLGQNNDGEYRISMPNMYARGIMFGKMVLELGDTSQVSNAQTQLSSEVEFKVKGYFTGTYNAIGAKVQQGGKTIGELSGKWSDVMEYKDLKTGDSRVFFDAHKAQTVQKQVPPLQEQEPNESQRLWAKVTEGIKAKNMDMATEAKTAIEENQRELARQREAQGVTWAPRFFTLHNDRYIPKFDMLPEPYRPQSAVNHFAQLRQ